In Methylobacterium aquaticum, the following are encoded in one genomic region:
- a CDS encoding CBS domain-containing protein, translated as MGATVADVMSRDVEFIPGDAPVQEAAVLMGELDVGALPVGTPDALDGVVTDRDILYRVVAQGLDPRETRVSAVLSRPVVSCAETDPLRTALDLMAAHHVRRLPVRDAGGRVTGWVTLADLSRALLLGGDALQTSLKRLTEEA; from the coding sequence ATGGGCGCGACGGTCGCGGACGTGATGAGCAGGGACGTGGAGTTCATTCCCGGCGACGCCCCGGTGCAGGAAGCCGCGGTGCTGATGGGCGAGCTCGATGTCGGCGCCCTGCCGGTCGGCACGCCGGACGCCCTCGACGGCGTGGTCACCGACCGGGACATCCTCTACCGGGTCGTCGCCCAGGGGCTCGATCCGCGGGAGACGCGGGTGAGCGCGGTGCTGTCGCGCCCGGTCGTGTCCTGCGCCGAGACCGACCCCTTGCGCACCGCCCTCGACCTGATGGCCGCCCACCATGTCCGCCGCCTGCCGGTGCGGGATGCCGGCGGGCGCGTCACCGGCTGGGTCACCCTGGCGGACCTGTCGCGGGCGCTGCTGCTCGGCGGCGACGCGCTCCAGACCTCGCTCAAGCGGCTGACCGAGGAGGCGTGA
- a CDS encoding capsule biosynthesis protein: protein MDADEVKRRDRLGSMIAFARRTVPDLRRNAETVEPVSPERRLPALLNPLRWTRLPFLPHEGTQNRVLARLVRNVVLFVLLPTAVIGIYLFVFAADQYVVEARFAVRGEVEPMGNVSLGEYSSLIQKNNSQDSYIVKDYIESQPMLESAQKELDVVRMFTRDEADFWTRYSGDKPIEQLLKYWRKHVQVHIDLVSGVITLTVQAFTPDDALAISRHVVARAEALINAISSRAQQDMLKHSQNDLAASEERMRKAHLALREFRNRWGIIDPAKSAEATMTSLVSLRKDKIKSENDLQVLRSSGLDEKSRSIQTIVASVNATNQQIKQLEESLTSDGLAVGGRHVSDAILEYEGLMVERTIAEKLNDSATTMLDRARVAANRQHVYLSVFVPPTRPELSTVPMRGHALFVAFFAFLVLWGCSSLLIAGVKDHNM from the coding sequence ATGGACGCGGACGAGGTCAAACGGCGCGACAGGCTCGGCAGCATGATCGCGTTCGCGCGGCGCACCGTGCCCGATCTGCGCCGCAACGCCGAGACGGTCGAGCCGGTCTCTCCCGAGCGCCGGCTGCCGGCCCTGCTCAACCCGCTGCGCTGGACCCGCCTGCCGTTCCTGCCCCACGAGGGCACCCAGAACCGGGTCCTGGCCCGGCTCGTGCGCAACGTCGTCCTCTTCGTGCTGCTGCCGACGGCGGTGATCGGGATCTACCTGTTCGTCTTCGCCGCCGACCAGTACGTGGTCGAGGCCCGCTTCGCCGTCCGCGGCGAGGTCGAGCCGATGGGCAACGTCTCGCTCGGCGAGTACTCCTCGCTGATCCAGAAGAACAACAGCCAGGACAGCTACATCGTCAAGGACTACATCGAGAGCCAGCCGATGCTCGAGAGCGCCCAGAAGGAGCTCGACGTCGTCCGGATGTTCACCCGCGACGAGGCCGATTTCTGGACGCGCTATTCCGGCGACAAGCCGATCGAGCAGCTGCTGAAATACTGGCGCAAGCACGTCCAGGTCCATATCGATCTCGTCTCGGGCGTGATCACCCTGACGGTGCAGGCCTTCACGCCCGACGACGCCCTGGCGATCAGCCGCCACGTCGTGGCTCGTGCCGAGGCGCTGATCAACGCGATCTCGTCCCGCGCGCAGCAGGACATGCTCAAGCACAGCCAGAACGACCTGGCGGCGAGCGAGGAGCGGATGCGCAAGGCCCACCTCGCCCTGCGCGAGTTCCGCAACCGCTGGGGCATCATCGACCCGGCCAAGTCGGCCGAGGCGACGATGACCAGCCTGGTCTCGTTGCGCAAGGACAAGATCAAGTCGGAGAACGACCTCCAGGTGCTGCGGAGCTCCGGCCTCGACGAGAAGTCGCGCTCGATCCAGACCATCGTGGCGAGCGTCAACGCCACCAACCAGCAGATCAAGCAGCTCGAGGAGTCGCTGACCAGCGACGGGCTGGCGGTCGGCGGCCGGCACGTCTCGGACGCGATCCTGGAATACGAGGGGCTGATGGTCGAGCGCACCATCGCCGAGAAGCTGAACGATTCCGCCACCACGATGCTCGACCGCGCCCGGGTGGCGGCGAACCGCCAGCACGTCTACCTCTCGGTCTTCGTGCCGCCGACCCGGCCCGAGCTCTCCACCGTGCCGATGCGCGGACACGCCCTGTTCGTGGCCTTCTTCGCCTTCCTGGTGCTCTGGGGCTGCTCGAGCCTGCTCATCGCCGGCGTCAAGGACCACAACATGTGA
- a CDS encoding response regulator: MAKILLVEDHEEIWDFLSRRLKRRGYEVVLAHDGEEGVMKARTSRPDIILLDMNLPVLDGWSAARALKSDAETARIPIIALTAHAMSGDREKVIQAGCDDYHPKPVDFSKLLTQIGAALGTPPAS, encoded by the coding sequence GTGGCAAAGATCCTTCTCGTCGAGGACCATGAGGAAATCTGGGACTTCCTGTCCCGGCGGCTCAAGCGGCGGGGCTACGAGGTGGTGCTCGCCCATGACGGCGAGGAAGGCGTGATGAAGGCCCGCACCAGCCGGCCGGACATCATCCTGCTCGACATGAACCTGCCGGTGCTCGACGGCTGGTCGGCGGCCCGCGCGCTCAAGTCCGATGCCGAGACCGCCCGGATCCCGATCATCGCGCTCACCGCCCACGCCATGTCGGGCGACCGCGAGAAGGTGATCCAGGCCGGCTGCGACGATTACCACCCGAAGCCGGTCGACTTCTCGAAGCTCCTGACCCAGATCGGCGCCGCCCTCGGCACGCCGCCGGCGTCCTGA
- the glgX gene encoding glycogen debranching protein GlgX has product MELPSKPAPDAPAASPLARRVTRISEGQPFPLGATWDGLGVNFALFSAHATKVELCLFDDSGETEIERIELPEYTDEVWHGYLPDARPGTIYGYRVHGPYEPEAGHRFNPNKLLLDPYAKALVGSVTWNPALFGYVMESGDDTTFDTRDSAPFTRKCRVIDPAFTWGRDQKPNVPWDKTVFYETHVKGFTKLHPAVPERLRGTYAGLGTPEVLAYIRSLGVTSVELLPIHSFVNDSYLLEKDLVNYWGYNTLSFFAPARRYAAVPDFAFSEFKEMVARMHGAGLEVILDVVYNHTAEGNEKGPTLSFKGIDNASYYRLLPDQKRYYINDTGTGNTVNLSHPRVLQMVTDSLRYWATEMRVDGFRFDLATILGREPYGFDEGGGFLDSCRQDPVLSSVKLIAEPWDCGPGGYQVGGFPPGWAEWNDRFRDEVRGYWKGDEGLLPALASRLTGSADKFNKRGRRPWASVNFITAHDGFTLADTVSYNEKHNSANGEDNRDGHSHNLSYNYGAEGPTDDPEIRAVRMRQMRNLLATLLLSRGTPMLLAGDEFARTQKGNNNAYCQDNEISWIDWAAIGEEERDLAEFTQRLLILRKSLPMLSRGRFLTGAFDADLGVKDVSWLTPSGTEMTPENWNDGGARSLAVVLDGRAQTSGIHRRGGEATLMLLFNAYHDMVEFTLPEVVGGDAWMRVLDTNLPDTQDLARFAVGDTYAVTGRSMLMFVLRPTDLDHASETWRSYQHVIQAFERAESESVAFGLTPEG; this is encoded by the coding sequence ATGGAACTCCCGTCCAAGCCCGCCCCGGATGCCCCGGCGGCCTCGCCTCTCGCCCGGCGCGTCACGCGCATCAGCGAAGGCCAGCCCTTCCCGCTGGGGGCCACCTGGGACGGCCTCGGCGTCAACTTCGCGCTGTTCTCCGCCCACGCCACCAAGGTCGAGCTGTGCCTGTTCGACGATTCGGGCGAGACCGAGATCGAGCGGATCGAGCTGCCCGAATACACCGACGAGGTCTGGCACGGTTATCTGCCGGATGCCCGCCCCGGCACCATCTACGGCTACCGCGTCCACGGCCCCTACGAGCCGGAGGCCGGCCACCGCTTCAATCCCAACAAGCTGCTCCTCGACCCCTACGCCAAGGCGCTGGTCGGTTCCGTCACCTGGAACCCGGCGCTCTTCGGCTACGTGATGGAGAGCGGCGACGACACCACCTTCGACACCCGCGACAGCGCGCCCTTCACCCGCAAGTGCCGGGTGATCGACCCCGCCTTCACCTGGGGCCGCGACCAGAAGCCGAACGTGCCCTGGGACAAGACGGTCTTCTACGAGACCCACGTCAAGGGCTTCACCAAGCTGCATCCGGCCGTGCCCGAGCGCCTGCGCGGCACCTATGCGGGTCTCGGCACCCCTGAGGTGCTGGCCTATATCCGCAGCCTGGGCGTCACCTCGGTCGAGCTGCTGCCGATCCATTCCTTCGTCAACGACAGCTACCTGCTCGAGAAGGACCTGGTGAACTACTGGGGGTACAACACCCTCTCGTTCTTCGCCCCCGCCCGCCGCTACGCCGCGGTGCCGGATTTCGCCTTCTCCGAGTTCAAGGAGATGGTCGCCCGCATGCACGGGGCCGGCCTCGAGGTGATCCTCGACGTGGTCTACAACCACACCGCCGAGGGCAACGAGAAGGGCCCGACGCTCTCCTTCAAGGGCATCGACAACGCCTCGTACTACCGCCTGCTGCCGGACCAGAAGCGCTACTACATCAACGACACCGGCACGGGGAACACCGTCAACCTCTCGCACCCGCGGGTGCTCCAGATGGTGACGGACTCGTTGCGCTACTGGGCGACCGAGATGCGGGTCGACGGCTTCCGCTTCGACCTCGCGACGATCCTCGGCCGCGAGCCCTACGGCTTCGACGAGGGCGGCGGCTTCCTCGATTCCTGCCGCCAGGACCCGGTACTCTCCTCGGTCAAGCTGATCGCCGAGCCGTGGGATTGCGGCCCGGGCGGCTACCAGGTCGGCGGCTTCCCGCCCGGCTGGGCCGAGTGGAACGACCGGTTCCGGGACGAGGTGCGCGGCTACTGGAAGGGCGACGAGGGCCTGCTTCCTGCGCTCGCCTCCCGCCTCACCGGCTCGGCCGACAAGTTCAACAAGCGCGGCCGGCGCCCCTGGGCCTCGGTGAACTTCATCACCGCCCATGACGGCTTCACCCTCGCCGACACCGTCTCGTACAACGAGAAGCACAATTCCGCGAACGGCGAGGACAACCGGGACGGCCACTCACACAACCTGTCCTACAATTACGGCGCGGAAGGGCCGACCGACGATCCCGAGATCCGCGCCGTGCGGATGCGCCAGATGCGCAACCTGCTCGCGACGCTGCTCCTGTCGCGCGGAACCCCGATGCTGCTCGCCGGCGACGAGTTCGCCCGCACGCAGAAGGGCAACAACAACGCCTATTGCCAGGACAACGAGATCTCCTGGATCGACTGGGCGGCGATCGGCGAGGAGGAGCGGGACCTCGCCGAGTTCACCCAGCGCCTGCTGATCCTGCGCAAGTCGCTGCCGATGCTGAGCCGCGGGCGCTTCCTCACCGGCGCCTTCGACGCCGATCTCGGCGTCAAGGACGTGAGCTGGCTCACGCCGTCGGGCACCGAGATGACCCCGGAGAACTGGAACGACGGCGGCGCCCGCTCGCTCGCGGTCGTCCTCGACGGCCGGGCGCAGACGAGCGGCATCCACCGGCGCGGGGGCGAGGCGACCCTGATGCTGCTCTTCAACGCCTACCACGACATGGTGGAGTTCACCCTGCCGGAGGTGGTGGGAGGCGATGCCTGGATGCGGGTGCTCGACACCAACCTGCCCGACACCCAGGATCTCGCCCGGTTCGCCGTCGGCGACACCTACGCGGTCACCGGCCGCTCGATGCTGATGTTCGTGCTGCGCCCGACCGACCTGGACCATGCGAGCGAGACCTGGCGCTCCTACCAGCACGTGATCCAGGCCTTCGAGCGGGCGGAATCCGAGAGCGTGGCGTTCGGTCTGACGCCGGAGGGGTGA
- a CDS encoding AI-2E family transporter produces MIDDPVTARRLRDAMPVFTALATCLLVLAIGAILSLGRDVLMPITLAVLLSFVLAPAVRGLQRRRLPRSLAVLVVVLATFAGIGGLGLLIANEASQLASDLPRYTVTMREKIGALRSQAGGGATLERLFQSVQDLSQELQPPEPAKARGPADPEKPMLVEVREPKAGLLSTLGSVVAPVLHPLATVGLILLFTLFFLAQREDLRNRAIRLAGSGDLRATTAAMDDAVARLSRFFLAQAGLNLAFGVVIAIGLWVIGVPSPILWGVLAAILRFVPYIGAVIGMAFPLLLAAAVDPGWSMLIATVVLFAVVEPIAGHVVEPLLYGHSTGLSPVAVILAATVWTFLWGPVGLVLATPITVCLVVLGRHVERLAFLDVMLGDRPALAPSEIFYQRMLAGDPLEAIDKARQVLKERALATYYDEIALGGLRLAQNDRASGALAADRQQAVGQAIESVVTTLGTLPVRKGAAAVRSAETEAAVAALGPDRAATAIVRRPEDLAPAWRGPAPVLVVAARGPFDAAAAGMLAQVLGRHGLNARTTSQDALNKGERPETEGVALVCLSYIEPISTSHIRLAARLARRAIPGVRVMVAIWRERDTGGRDRLRRATSADILVTTISDALDAALKLSGAGETRQVPRKAA; encoded by the coding sequence ATGATCGACGATCCCGTGACGGCGCGCCGCCTGCGCGACGCGATGCCGGTGTTCACGGCGCTGGCGACCTGCCTGCTGGTGCTGGCGATCGGCGCGATCCTGTCCCTCGGGCGGGACGTCTTGATGCCGATCACCCTGGCGGTGCTCCTCAGCTTCGTGCTGGCGCCTGCGGTGCGGGGCCTGCAGCGCCGGCGCCTGCCGCGGTCGCTCGCCGTGCTCGTCGTCGTGCTGGCGACCTTCGCGGGAATCGGGGGCCTGGGGCTCCTGATCGCCAACGAGGCGTCGCAGCTCGCCTCGGACCTGCCGCGCTACACCGTGACGATGCGCGAGAAGATCGGCGCCCTGCGCTCTCAGGCCGGCGGCGGCGCCACCCTGGAGCGCCTGTTCCAGTCGGTGCAGGACCTGAGCCAGGAATTGCAGCCGCCCGAGCCCGCCAAGGCCAGGGGCCCGGCGGATCCCGAGAAGCCGATGCTGGTCGAGGTGCGCGAGCCGAAGGCCGGGCTCCTCTCCACCCTCGGCAGCGTGGTCGCGCCGGTGCTGCACCCGCTCGCCACGGTCGGCCTGATCCTGCTCTTCACCCTGTTCTTCCTCGCCCAGCGCGAGGACCTGCGCAACCGCGCCATCCGGCTCGCCGGCTCGGGCGACCTGCGCGCCACCACGGCGGCGATGGACGATGCGGTGGCCCGCCTCTCGCGCTTCTTCCTCGCCCAGGCCGGCCTCAATCTCGCCTTCGGGGTGGTGATCGCGATCGGCCTGTGGGTCATCGGCGTGCCGAGCCCGATCCTCTGGGGCGTGCTCGCGGCGATCCTGCGCTTCGTCCCCTATATCGGGGCGGTGATCGGCATGGCCTTTCCGCTCCTGCTGGCGGCGGCGGTCGATCCGGGCTGGTCGATGCTGATCGCCACGGTGGTGCTGTTCGCGGTGGTCGAGCCGATCGCCGGCCACGTCGTCGAGCCGCTGCTCTACGGCCACTCGACCGGGCTCTCGCCGGTCGCGGTGATCTTGGCCGCGACGGTCTGGACCTTCCTGTGGGGGCCGGTCGGCCTCGTGCTCGCGACCCCGATCACCGTCTGCCTGGTGGTGCTGGGCCGCCACGTCGAGCGCCTGGCCTTCCTCGACGTGATGCTGGGCGACCGGCCGGCGCTGGCACCCTCCGAGATCTTCTACCAGCGCATGCTGGCGGGCGACCCCCTGGAGGCGATCGACAAGGCGCGCCAGGTGCTGAAGGAGCGCGCGCTCGCCACCTACTACGACGAGATCGCGCTCGGCGGCCTGCGGCTCGCCCAGAACGACCGGGCGAGCGGGGCGCTCGCTGCCGACCGCCAGCAGGCGGTGGGGCAGGCGATCGAGAGCGTGGTGACGACGCTCGGCACCCTGCCGGTCCGAAAAGGGGCGGCCGCCGTGCGCAGCGCCGAGACCGAGGCGGCAGTGGCGGCTCTGGGGCCGGACCGGGCCGCGACCGCGATCGTGCGCCGCCCGGAAGACCTGGCGCCGGCCTGGCGCGGCCCCGCCCCGGTCCTGGTGGTGGCGGCCCGCGGGCCGTTCGATGCGGCGGCCGCCGGCATGCTGGCCCAGGTGCTCGGCCGCCACGGGTTGAACGCCCGCACCACCAGCCAGGATGCCCTGAACAAGGGCGAGCGGCCGGAGACCGAGGGCGTCGCCCTGGTCTGCCTGTCCTATATCGAGCCGATCAGCACCTCCCACATCCGGCTCGCCGCCCGCCTCGCCCGCCGGGCGATTCCCGGCGTGCGGGTGATGGTGGCGATCTGGCGCGAACGTGACACCGGCGGCCGCGACCGCCTGCGCCGGGCGACCTCCGCCGACATCCTGGTCACCACGATCAGCGATGCCCTCGACGCCGCCCTGAAGCTCTCGGGCGCCGGCGAGACCCGGCAGGTGCCGCGCAAGGCGGCCTGA
- the cobD gene encoding threonine-phosphate decarboxylase CobD, whose protein sequence is MTRETEAGEAGEGPIRHGGDLGEAGRLFPQAPEPWIDLSTGINPIPYPWPALEASAFTRLPAPADLAALEAAAAQAYGARRSHVVAAPGTQALIDLIPRLRPPGRVAVVGPTYAEHAASWARAGHAVSEAADLDAPADVVVVVNPNNPDGRVVPARDLAAAAARLAGRGGLLVVDEAFVDLEPVESLCGAPPAGCLVLRSFGKTYGLAGLRLGFAVAEDPLIGRLRRAIGPWAVSGPAIAIGRRALADTAWRREAVAARARDAARLDGLLGSAGGRIVGGTSLFRTADFSDGPALFGRLGRAGIFVRRFEAAPARLRFGLPPDEAAWIRLAAALEHHPIAAPSDAAPGL, encoded by the coding sequence ATGACACGTGAGACGGAGGCAGGGGAGGCGGGTGAAGGCCCGATCCGGCACGGGGGCGACCTCGGCGAGGCCGGCCGGCTGTTTCCGCAGGCCCCCGAACCCTGGATCGACCTGTCGACGGGGATCAACCCGATCCCCTATCCGTGGCCGGCGCTCGAGGCCAGCGCCTTCACGCGGCTGCCGGCGCCTGCCGACCTCGCCGCCCTCGAGGCGGCGGCGGCGCAGGCCTACGGCGCGCGGCGCAGCCACGTCGTCGCCGCGCCCGGCACGCAGGCCCTGATCGACCTGATCCCGCGTCTGCGGCCGCCCGGCCGCGTCGCCGTCGTCGGTCCCACCTATGCCGAGCACGCCGCGTCCTGGGCCCGGGCCGGGCACGCCGTGTCCGAGGCGGCGGACCTCGACGCACCGGCCGACGTGGTCGTGGTCGTCAACCCGAACAACCCGGACGGGCGGGTGGTGCCGGCCCGCGATCTCGCGGCGGCGGCGGCGCGGCTCGCCGGGCGTGGCGGCCTCCTCGTCGTCGACGAGGCCTTCGTCGATCTCGAACCCGTCGAGAGCCTGTGCGGGGCGCCGCCCGCGGGCTGCCTGGTGCTGCGTTCCTTCGGCAAGACTTACGGGCTCGCGGGCCTGCGCCTCGGCTTCGCGGTGGCGGAAGACCCCCTGATCGGCCGCTTGCGCCGCGCCATCGGGCCCTGGGCGGTGTCGGGCCCGGCGATCGCGATCGGCCGCCGGGCGCTGGCGGACACCGCCTGGCGACGGGAGGCGGTCGCCGCGCGGGCCCGCGACGCGGCCCGGCTCGACGGCCTGCTCGGCTCCGCCGGCGGCCGGATCGTCGGCGGGACGAGCCTGTTTCGCACCGCCGACTTCTCCGACGGTCCGGCTCTGTTCGGGCGTCTCGGCCGCGCCGGGATCTTTGTGCGCCGGTTCGAGGCGGCGCCCGCCCGCCTGCGCTTCGGCCTGCCCCCCGACGAGGCGGCCTGGATCCGCCTCGCCGCGGCCCTGGAGCACCACCCGATCGCGGCGCCGTCGGACGCTGCTCCAGGTCTTTGA